The genomic window GAACAGGCAGAAGCAACTGATATCGAGTTGAGCGTAGCTGGTACAAAGCAAGCAATCAACATGGTAGAAAGTGGCGCGAAAGAAGTATCTGAAGAAGATATGTTAGGCGCATTACTATTCGGATTCGAAGCAATCAAAGAACTAGTCGCATTCCAAGAAGAAATCGTCCAAGCAATCGGTAAAGAAAAAATGGAAGTTTCTTTATTACAAGTTGATGCAGAGTTGAAAAAAGAAATTTTTGATGCTTCTTACAGCACAATGAAAGAAGCAGTCATGACGGAAGAAAAATTAGCTCGTGAAGACAATATCGATCAAGTGAAACATGATATTCGTGAAGCTTATGCAGAGAAATTTGCTGGTCATGAAGACGAAGCGCAATTAACAAAAGAAGTCAAACAAATTACAGAAGATCTTGAAAAAGATGTTGTTCGTGAATTGATCACGATCGATAAAATCCGTCCTGATGGTCGTAAATTAGACGAAATCCGTCCGTTAGCTTCAGAAGTTGGCTTATTGCCACGTGTTCACGGTTCAGGATTATTTACTCGCGGACAAACACAAGCACTTTCAGCTTGTACATTAGCGCCTTTAGGAGAACATCAAATCATTGATGGACTAGGTGTGGAAGTCAGCAAACGATTCATCCACCACTATAACTTCCCTCAATTTTCTGTTGGTTCAACTGGTCGCGCTGGATCTCCAGGACGTCGTGAAATCGGTCATGGTGCATTAGGCGAGCGTGCCTTAGCACAAGTGATCCCTTCAGATGAGGAGTTTCCTTACACGATCCGTCTAGTGGCAGAAGTACTTGAATCAAATGGTTCATCTTCTCAAGCAAGTATCTGTGCAGGTACATTAGCCTTGATGGATGCAGGTGTACCGATCAAAGCACCTGTTGCTGGGATTGCTATGGGATTGGTTTCTGATGGTGAAAACTATACGATCTTAACAGATATCCAAGGACTAGAAGACCATTTAGGCGACATGGACTTCAAAGTTGCCGGAACGAAAGATGGAATCACAGCATTACAAATGGATATCAAGATCCAAGGAATCACGGAACAAATCTTGACAGAAGCATTAGCGCAAGCAAAACAAGCGCGTATGGAAATCTTAGAAGAATTGACTTCAACGATTGCTGCACCACGTGAAGAGCTTAGCCAATATGCACCGAAAATCGAAATGATCCAAATCGATCCTGCAAAAATCAAAGATGTCATTGGTAAAGGTGGCGACACGATCAATGGAATCATTGATGAAACTGGCGTGAAGATCGATATCGATCAAGACGGTAAAGTAAGTATTGCTTCTTCTGACAAAGAAATGATCCAAAAAGCAATCAAGATCATCGAAGACTTGACGAAAGAAGTCAAAGTTGGCGAAGTTTACTTGGGTAAAGTTGTTCGTATCGAAAAATTCGGTGCGTTTGTCAACTTGATCAAAGGCAAAGACGGTTTAGTCCATATCTCTCAATTAGCTAACGAACGCGTGAACAACGTAGAAGACGTAGTGAAGCTAGGCGATGAAGTACTTGTAAAAGTGACAGAGATCGACAAACAAGGCCGTGTCAACCTTTCAAGAAAAGCAATGTTGAACGAAGAAGAAAAGAAGTAATCCCAACAGGTTAAGATAAAAGTTTTTTAATAAGTGTACTGCTACGAAAATAGTATTTTGTATTTTCAAAAGTAGTGCGCTTATTTTTTATAATTGATACAGGAGTAACAAGGGTCTATTTATATTTTCTTGAAAACACTGAGTTATTTAAAGTGGAAAAGGAGGAATGAAAATGATCCATTTTTTATTTTCATTGATTGTCGGTGGCGTATTGGGATTCATCGCTGGCGCTGTTCTTAATGAAGATGTGCCAGGTGGTGTTTCTGGGAATGTCATCATTGGTTTCTTAGGGAGTTGGTTAGGAGAATTTGTCCTTGGCGAACTAGGACCAGCTATCAGTGGTTTTTATCTTATTCCTTCATTGATTGGAGCACTCGTGTGTTTAGGTCTCTACTCTTTCATGGCTGATTATTTAAGGCGGCATCGTTGACTGGGTTATTTTTATCGAATTTATTGACACCAAGGTTGATTCCTTGGATAATGAGGTGGAATTTAGGATACACACGATGGAAGAAATGAGGGGGAAAAGTGACAACAAAGCACAACACCAAAAAAATCTCGATGGCCGGATTATTAGTCGCCATGGGGGTTGTTTATGGAGATATCGGTACAAGCCCACTTTATGTAATGAAAGCAATCGTCGAGGATAATGGCGGCTTGCGAGGGATCAATCCGGATTTTGTCATCGGAGCAGTCTCATTGATTTTTTGGACATTGACATTATTAACGACAATCAAATATGTCGTAATCGCGTTAAATGCAGATAATCATGGAGAAGGTGGTATCTTCTCTTTATATACCTTGGTCAGAAAAGGTGGGAAATATCTGATCATACCGGCGATGATCGGTGGTGCAGCACTGTTAGCAGACGGGGTATTGACACCAGCTGTAACGGTTACGACTGCGATCGAAGGTTTGCGAGGGATCCCAGTGTTTTTTGATCGATTCGGGAATGACCAGAACATTATTGTCATCATTACTTTAGCGATTATTTTTGTTTTGTTCATGGTCCAACGTTTTGGTACAGAAGTGGTGGGTAAGGCATTTGGACCTATTATGTTTTTATGGTTCACATTTTTAGGCGCGATGGGCTTATTCAATTTCAGCCAAGACTGGACAGTGATCCGTGCCTTGAATCCTTATTATGCGATCCAGTTGCTATTTAGCCCTGACAACAAGCTAGGTTTATTCATCTTAGGGAATATCTTTTTGGCAACTACTGGGGCAGAAGCGCTTTATTCTGACTTAGGACATGTCGGAAAACGAAATATCCATTTGAGTTGGCCGTATATCAAAGTCTGCTTAGTATTGAATTATTTTGGACAAGCAGCATGGCTGATCAATGTATATCAAAATCCTGAAACACAAGCAATTGAGAATTTAAATCCATTTTTCCAAATGATGCCAGCAAGTTTTACAGTAATAGGCGTCGGCTTTGCAACGATTGCCGCAGTCATTGCTTCGCAAGCATTGATTACAGGTTCATTTACGTTGGTATCTGAAGCAATCAAACTAAAATTATTACCTCGATTGAAAATCATGTATCCTGGAAGCAGTATTGGACAAATGTATATTCCCGCAGTGAATTTGATTTTATGGATTGCTTGTTCACTCGTTGTCGTCACTTTTAGAACCTCGCATCATATGGAAGCTGCTTATGGACTGTCCATTACCGTGACGATGTTGATGACGACTGCATTGCTTTATTTCTACCTGCTTCAAAGTGGGTATTCAAAATGGTTGGCGCATACGATCACCTTTTTCTTTGGTGTGATCGAAGTTGTCTTCTTTATTTCCAGCGTCGTGAAATTTTTCCACGGTGGTTTTGTGGCTGTTTTGATTGCTTTAGTTATTCTGGCAGTGATGTTTATTTGGGAACAAGGCAATATCATTCGTGAATCGGTCGCAGAAGAAGTGGAATTAAAAGAATACATTCCACAGCTTAGAGAATTGAAAGACGATAAGACGTTACCAATGTATCAAACAAACGTGGTCTTCTTAGTGCCGGATATGGCAGATGGGAAGGTCGGTCGTCAGTTTGTGTATTCCATTTTAGACAAACGGCCAAAGCGGGCGAAGGCTTATTGGTTTGTACATGTAGAAGTAACTGATGAACCCTATACGAAAGAGTATCAAGTGGATATGATGGGGACTGACTTTGTTGTTCAAGTGAATCTGTTCTTAGGCTTCCGTGTCCAACAAGAAATCAATGTCTACGTTCGCCAAATCATCCACGATTTAATGAAACAAGGACGTTTACCAAAACAACCACAGACGTATTCATTGACTCCAGGAAGAGAAGTTGGCGATTTCCAATTCATCTTGATCGACGAAGTGGTTTCAAATGTAACGACTCTTGGAAAATGGGAACGCCAAATCATGCAAGCCAAACTTGCGATCAAGAAAATCGCTACGACACCAGAAACTTGGTTTGGTTTAGAATACAGTGAAGTCAAACACGAAACAGTACCATTGCTGATTGGTGGTACTAGAAAAACATGGTTGAAAGAACGAAAAAAATAAATAGATAAAGAATTGGAATATGCTATACCGGAAATGAAAAGAGGAGTTGCGATAACAACTCCCCTTTGACAGCGCTGTTTAAAAAGAACCGTGGTATAAATCTAAATATCTCTAAAAAGAAGTAGCCAGTCCCTGTTAAAGTGACGGCTATTTCTTTTTGTCGTCCCTAAGCAATGCTACAATCAACGTGATCAGGGCGATGGTAAAAATATCAAAGCTGAGCATCAACTTAGACTGGGTGCCCAACTGAACAGTCAGAGGAGATTCTCTAGAACTTCATCTAGTAAGCATGTTGATAGTATGCTATACTGAATCTGAAAAGAGGAGTTGCGCTAACAACTCCCCTTTGACAGTACCGTTTAATTAACAGCGGCATAATTCAGGTGATTTTTAGAAATAACCGTCCTAGGCCGAGGACGGTTATTTCTTTTTGTCGTCGTTAAGCAATGCTACCACCAACGTGATCAGGGCAATGGTAAACATACCAAAGCTGAGCATCAATTTAGACTGAATGCCCAACTGACAGAGGATCTTCCCTAGAACTTCATCTAGTAAGCATGTCGATAGTATGCTATACTAAACGTGAAAAGAGGAGTTGCGCTAACAACTCCCCTTTGACAGCGCTGTTTAAAGAACAGTGGTATAAAT from Enterococcus sp. DIV1094 includes these protein-coding regions:
- the pnp gene encoding polyribonucleotide nucleotidyltransferase yields the protein MSEKQVFKTTWGGRPLEIEVGQLAKQANGAVLVRYGDTVVLSAAVASKEAKDTDFFPLTINYEEKMYAAGKIPGGFIKREGRPSTEATLTARLIDRPIRPMFAEGFRNEVQVTNIVMSVETDCSPAMAAMLGSSLALSISDIPFDGPIAGVEVGRVNGEYVLNPTVEQAEATDIELSVAGTKQAINMVESGAKEVSEEDMLGALLFGFEAIKELVAFQEEIVQAIGKEKMEVSLLQVDAELKKEIFDASYSTMKEAVMTEEKLAREDNIDQVKHDIREAYAEKFAGHEDEAQLTKEVKQITEDLEKDVVRELITIDKIRPDGRKLDEIRPLASEVGLLPRVHGSGLFTRGQTQALSACTLAPLGEHQIIDGLGVEVSKRFIHHYNFPQFSVGSTGRAGSPGRREIGHGALGERALAQVIPSDEEFPYTIRLVAEVLESNGSSSQASICAGTLALMDAGVPIKAPVAGIAMGLVSDGENYTILTDIQGLEDHLGDMDFKVAGTKDGITALQMDIKIQGITEQILTEALAQAKQARMEILEELTSTIAAPREELSQYAPKIEMIQIDPAKIKDVIGKGGDTINGIIDETGVKIDIDQDGKVSIASSDKEMIQKAIKIIEDLTKEVKVGEVYLGKVVRIEKFGAFVNLIKGKDGLVHISQLANERVNNVEDVVKLGDEVLVKVTEIDKQGRVNLSRKAMLNEEEKK
- a CDS encoding GlsB/YeaQ/YmgE family stress response membrane protein — translated: MIHFLFSLIVGGVLGFIAGAVLNEDVPGGVSGNVIIGFLGSWLGEFVLGELGPAISGFYLIPSLIGALVCLGLYSFMADYLRRHR
- a CDS encoding KUP/HAK/KT family potassium transporter; this translates as MTTKHNTKKISMAGLLVAMGVVYGDIGTSPLYVMKAIVEDNGGLRGINPDFVIGAVSLIFWTLTLLTTIKYVVIALNADNHGEGGIFSLYTLVRKGGKYLIIPAMIGGAALLADGVLTPAVTVTTAIEGLRGIPVFFDRFGNDQNIIVIITLAIIFVLFMVQRFGTEVVGKAFGPIMFLWFTFLGAMGLFNFSQDWTVIRALNPYYAIQLLFSPDNKLGLFILGNIFLATTGAEALYSDLGHVGKRNIHLSWPYIKVCLVLNYFGQAAWLINVYQNPETQAIENLNPFFQMMPASFTVIGVGFATIAAVIASQALITGSFTLVSEAIKLKLLPRLKIMYPGSSIGQMYIPAVNLILWIACSLVVVTFRTSHHMEAAYGLSITVTMLMTTALLYFYLLQSGYSKWLAHTITFFFGVIEVVFFISSVVKFFHGGFVAVLIALVILAVMFIWEQGNIIRESVAEEVELKEYIPQLRELKDDKTLPMYQTNVVFLVPDMADGKVGRQFVYSILDKRPKRAKAYWFVHVEVTDEPYTKEYQVDMMGTDFVVQVNLFLGFRVQQEINVYVRQIIHDLMKQGRLPKQPQTYSLTPGREVGDFQFILIDEVVSNVTTLGKWERQIMQAKLAIKKIATTPETWFGLEYSEVKHETVPLLIGGTRKTWLKERKK
- a CDS encoding putative holin-like toxin; the protein is MLSFDIFTIALITLIVALLRDDKKK